A window of the Campylobacteraceae bacterium genome harbors these coding sequences:
- a CDS encoding site-specific integrase — protein MSVTPFINSLKFGCKIQTYLLKNGDKTYYIFYKDEEGKRVRTKIGRASEGINENTCIQKYNSTVMNIRHGEDLSIKKSIKLLKFDTLAMKYFCDKELHNKSNESSKLIYIKHIKPFIGPHSINKLSDSSLLDLQKIYHKYGYSAASSNRTITLVKTILNHAIKSNMITTHNCKNVPLIKCNNARDRILSKSEVHNLYDLLKDEKIGTLMFAYLSLSTGARAESILSIQMKHINFDNKTILLYDFKREINYMGILSNDVLYLLNIHFSASKANIYLTSNKKKKLSYSAMYVRFKKILKPFNEGILKRDRKNKAVMHTFRHTFGSHLTMEGENSIVVQGLMNHADEKMTKRYTHLHENTGAKKVNSMYQKG, from the coding sequence ATGAGTGTAACACCTTTTATAAACTCTTTAAAGTTTGGATGTAAAATTCAAACATATTTATTGAAGAATGGAGATAAAACATATTATATTTTTTATAAAGATGAAGAGGGTAAAAGGGTTCGTACTAAAATTGGAAGAGCTAGTGAAGGAATTAATGAGAATACTTGTATCCAAAAATACAATTCAACAGTAATGAATATTAGACATGGAGAAGATTTATCAATAAAAAAATCTATTAAACTTTTAAAGTTTGATACTTTGGCAATGAAGTATTTCTGCGATAAAGAACTACATAATAAATCAAATGAATCATCAAAATTAATATATATAAAACATATCAAACCTTTCATTGGGCCACATTCAATTAACAAATTAAGTGATAGTTCATTACTTGATTTACAGAAGATTTATCATAAATATGGGTATTCAGCTGCTTCAAGTAATCGAACAATTACCCTGGTAAAAACAATATTAAATCATGCTATAAAAAGCAATATGATTACTACTCATAACTGTAAAAACGTGCCACTTATTAAATGTAATAATGCAAGAGATAGAATCCTTAGTAAATCAGAAGTACATAATTTATATGATCTATTAAAAGATGAAAAAATAGGAACACTAATGTTCGCTTACTTGTCTTTATCTACTGGTGCAAGGGCTGAATCAATACTTAGTATACAAATGAAGCACATTAACTTTGATAACAAAACTATTCTTTTATATGATTTTAAACGAGAGATTAATTACATGGGGATACTTAGTAATGATGTTCTTTATCTGCTTAACATACACTTCTCTGCATCAAAAGCAAACATATATTTGACATCAAATAAAAAGAAAAAACTCTCATATAGTGCTATGTATGTACGATTTAAAAAGATATTAAAACCATTTAATGAAGGGATATTAAAAAGAGATAGAAAAAACAAAGCAGTAATGCATACGTTTAGACATACCTTTGGAAGTCACTTAACTATGGAGGGTGAAAACTCTATTGTAGTACAGGGATTAATGAATCATGCAGATGAAAAGATGACCAAAAGATACACTCATTTACATGAAAATACTGGTGCAAAAAAAGTTAACTCAATGTACCAAAAAGGTTAA